ACCCCGCGGGCATCTACTTCGGCAACCGCAACGGCGAGTTGTACGCGAGCGCCGACGACGGGGACAGCTGGAGCCTGCTGGCCGGGCACCTGCCGGACGTGCTGTGCGTGCGGGCCGCGGTGATCGGCCGGGGGCCCAACCCGGCTGAACCGCCCGGAGTCCCGCATCAACTAGAGTGACGCAGCGTGGCAGCACGACCTTTGAACGAGATCGTCGAGCCGGGCTGGGCCCGCGCTCTGGAACCGGTGGCGGAACAGATCGCCGCGATGGGCGACTTCCTGCGCGCCGAGATAGCGGCGGGCCGGACGTACCTGCCGAGCGGGGCGAACGTCCTGCGCGCCTTCCAGCAGCCCTTCGACGAGGTGAAGGTGCTCATCGTCGGGCAGGACCCGTACCCCACCCCGGGGCACGCGGTCGGGCTGTCCTTCTCGGTGGCCCCGGAGGTGCGCCCGGTGCCCGGCAGCCTCGACAACATCTTCCGGGAGCTGCACAGCGATCTCGGTGTGCCCCGGCCCGCCAACGGCGATCTGACCCCCTGGACCCGGCAGGGCGTCCTGCTGCTCAACCGGGCGCTGACCACGGCCCCGCGCAAGCCCGCCGCCCATCGGGGCAAGGGCTGGGAAGCGGTGACGGAACAGGCGATCCGGGCCCTGGTGGCGCGCGGCAAGCCGCTGGTGTCGGTGCTCTGGGGGCGGGACGCCCGTAATCTGCGGCCCCTCCTCGGGGAGCTTCCGGCCCTGGAGGCGGCGCACCCCTCCCCCATGTCCGCCGACCGCGGGTTCTTCGGCTCCAGGCCTTTCAGCAGGGC
This is a stretch of genomic DNA from Streptomyces sp. NBC_00536. It encodes these proteins:
- a CDS encoding uracil-DNA glycosylase; protein product: MAARPLNEIVEPGWARALEPVAEQIAAMGDFLRAEIAAGRTYLPSGANVLRAFQQPFDEVKVLIVGQDPYPTPGHAVGLSFSVAPEVRPVPGSLDNIFRELHSDLGVPRPANGDLTPWTRQGVLLLNRALTTAPRKPAAHRGKGWEAVTEQAIRALVARGKPLVSVLWGRDARNLRPLLGELPALEAAHPSPMSADRGFFGSRPFSRANDLLVRQGSQPVDWRLPSVS